The Bryobacteraceae bacterium genome includes a window with the following:
- a CDS encoding chorismate mutase, with the protein MQGAERNQPLTAEEAQAALDELRRKIDVLDLQILDLLNRRALVAAQIGDVKKAAALPVYEPKREEEVFHNVTSKNPGPLSESAVRRLFERIIDEMRLLQKERLRKEQER; encoded by the coding sequence GTGCAGGGAGCTGAGCGGAACCAACCGTTGACGGCGGAGGAGGCGCAGGCGGCGCTGGACGAGCTGCGCAGGAAGATCGATGTCCTCGATCTGCAGATCCTCGATCTGCTGAACCGGCGCGCGCTGGTGGCGGCGCAGATCGGAGACGTGAAGAAGGCTGCGGCGCTGCCGGTCTACGAGCCAAAGCGGGAGGAAGAGGTCTTCCACAACGTGACGTCGAAGAACCCCGGTCCGCTGTCGGAGAGCGCCGTGCGGCGGCTGTTCGAACGCATCATCGACGAGATGCGCCTGCTGCAGAAGGAGCGGCTGCGCAAGGAGCAGGAACGATGA
- the trpA gene encoding tryptophan synthase alpha chain, translating into MLPMESTERITQRFAAARAAGRPALITYLTAGDPRPERTPALALALERGGADILELGVPFSDPIADGPVIQEASDRALKAGTTVERVLEIAAEIRRRSEMAIVLFSYINPLMRYGFDRLCRDARAAGVDGVLITDLSVEEAEEPVEAMRRHGLDRIFLAAPTSTDRRLDLVAQYSSGFVYVVSRTGVTGARDTVSQSVEDLARRLRARTALPLAVGFGISKRAHVEEVGRYADGAIVGSAVMRVVDGSADEELEARLEQLCRELSGTNR; encoded by the coding sequence ATGCTGCCGATGGAGTCGACTGAACGGATCACGCAACGGTTCGCGGCGGCGCGCGCGGCGGGACGCCCGGCGCTGATCACGTATCTCACGGCGGGCGACCCGCGGCCGGAGCGGACGCCTGCGCTGGCACTGGCGCTGGAACGCGGCGGCGCCGACATTCTCGAGCTCGGCGTCCCGTTCTCGGACCCGATCGCCGACGGGCCTGTCATCCAGGAAGCTTCGGACCGCGCGTTGAAAGCGGGAACGACCGTGGAGCGCGTGCTGGAGATTGCAGCCGAGATCCGCCGACGCAGCGAAATGGCGATCGTGCTGTTCAGCTACATCAACCCGCTGATGCGCTACGGGTTCGACCGGCTGTGCCGCGACGCGCGCGCGGCGGGCGTGGATGGCGTGCTGATCACGGACCTGAGCGTGGAAGAGGCGGAAGAGCCGGTGGAGGCGATGCGGCGGCACGGGCTGGACCGGATCTTCCTGGCTGCGCCGACGAGCACGGACCGGAGACTCGATCTCGTGGCGCAGTACTCGAGCGGTTTCGTGTATGTTGTCTCGCGCACCGGCGTGACAGGCGCGCGCGACACGGTGAGCCAGAGCGTGGAGGACCTGGCGCGGCGGCTGCGGGCGCGCACGGCGCTGCCGCTGGCGGTGGGCTTCGGCATTTCGAAACGCGCCCATGTGGAGGAAGTCGGACGTTACGCCGACGGCGCCATCGTGGGCAGCGCGGTGATGCGCGTGGTGGACGGGAGCGCGGATGAGGAGCTGGAAGCGAGGCTGGAGCAGTTGTGCAGGGAGCTGAGCGGAACCAACCGTTGA
- the trpB gene encoding tryptophan synthase beta chain — protein sequence MTEKWMQGPDERGHFGPYGGRYVPETLMAPLEELERAFHEARQDAEFQRELKELLETYAGRPTPLYEAGRLSAELGGARIFLKREDLLHTGAHKINNCLGQILLARRMGKRRIIAETGAGQHGVATASVCALFGMECVVYMGEEDMRRQRLNVFRMRLLGARVVGVKTGSRTLKDAVSEAMRDWVTNVETTHYLLGSALGAHPYPLMVREFHRVTGEEARRQILERAGRLPDAVIACVGGGSNAIGIFSAFIPDERVRLIGVEAGGRTLEPGEHAARFAGGSPGVLQGAYSYLLQNGDGQVLLTHSVSAGLDYALVGPEHAWLHDQGRAEYVAASDRDALEAARRLARAEGIIPALESAHAVAEAIRRAPEAKGQVFIVNLSGRGDKDTDIYRENFPELDAADGVD from the coding sequence ATGACAGAAAAGTGGATGCAGGGGCCTGACGAGCGGGGCCACTTCGGTCCTTACGGAGGGCGCTACGTGCCCGAGACGCTGATGGCGCCGCTCGAGGAACTGGAGCGTGCCTTTCATGAGGCGAGGCAGGACGCGGAGTTTCAGCGGGAGCTGAAGGAGCTGCTGGAAACCTACGCCGGCCGGCCCACGCCGCTGTATGAAGCGGGGAGGCTGAGCGCGGAGCTGGGCGGGGCGCGGATTTTCCTCAAGCGCGAGGATCTGCTGCACACGGGCGCGCACAAGATCAACAACTGCCTGGGGCAGATCCTGCTGGCGCGGCGCATGGGCAAGCGGCGCATCATCGCCGAGACGGGCGCGGGGCAGCACGGCGTGGCCACGGCGAGCGTCTGCGCGCTGTTCGGCATGGAGTGCGTCGTCTACATGGGCGAAGAAGACATGCGGCGGCAGCGGCTCAACGTGTTCCGCATGCGCCTGCTGGGCGCTCGCGTGGTCGGCGTGAAAACTGGCAGCCGGACGCTGAAAGACGCCGTGAGCGAGGCGATGCGGGACTGGGTGACGAACGTCGAGACGACGCATTACCTGCTGGGCTCCGCGCTGGGCGCGCACCCGTACCCGTTGATGGTGCGCGAGTTCCACCGCGTGACGGGAGAGGAGGCGCGGCGGCAGATTCTGGAGCGCGCCGGCAGGCTGCCGGACGCGGTGATCGCCTGCGTGGGCGGCGGCTCGAACGCCATCGGGATCTTCTCGGCTTTCATCCCCGACGAGCGCGTACGCCTGATCGGCGTTGAAGCCGGCGGCAGGACGCTCGAGCCGGGCGAGCATGCAGCTCGATTTGCGGGCGGCTCGCCGGGCGTGCTGCAGGGCGCCTACAGCTACCTGCTGCAGAACGGCGACGGGCAGGTGCTGCTGACGCACTCGGTGTCCGCCGGGCTTGATTACGCCCTGGTGGGGCCGGAGCATGCGTGGCTGCACGATCAGGGGCGGGCTGAGTATGTCGCGGCGTCCGACAGGGACGCGCTGGAAGCGGCGCGGCGGCTGGCCCGGGCCGAGGGCATCATTCCCGCGCTCGAAAGCGCGCATGCGGTGGCCGAGGCGATCCGCCGCGCGCCGGAAGCGAAGGGGCAGGTGTTCATCGTGAACCTCTCCGGGCGCGGAGACAAGGACACCGATATTTATCGCGAGAATTTTCCGGAACTGGATGCTGCCGATGGAGTCGACTGA
- the trpF gene encoding N-(5'-phosphoribosyl)anthranilate isomerase produces MTLVKICGITELEDALAACDAGADALGFNFWPRSPRYVEPERAARIIERIPGNVLAVGVFVDETAERIEQTAAAAGIEVAQLHGDCGVPRLRWWKALEAGPEARRMMEHFEAEAFLLDAPAGAQRGGTGRTFDWALAAGLPGRIVLAGGLGPDNVGEAIRAARPWGVDACSRLESAPGRKDAEKVRAFVRAVRELG; encoded by the coding sequence GTGACGCTGGTCAAGATCTGCGGCATTACGGAACTTGAGGATGCACTGGCCGCCTGCGACGCGGGCGCCGATGCGCTGGGGTTCAACTTCTGGCCGCGCAGCCCGCGCTATGTCGAACCGGAGCGCGCCGCGCGGATCATCGAGCGGATTCCGGGCAACGTGCTGGCCGTGGGGGTGTTCGTGGACGAGACGGCGGAGCGGATCGAACAGACCGCCGCGGCCGCGGGCATTGAAGTCGCGCAATTGCACGGAGACTGCGGCGTGCCGCGCCTGCGATGGTGGAAGGCCCTGGAAGCAGGGCCTGAAGCGCGGCGCATGATGGAACATTTCGAAGCGGAAGCGTTCCTGCTGGATGCGCCGGCGGGCGCGCAGCGCGGCGGCACGGGGCGTACGTTCGACTGGGCGCTGGCGGCGGGGCTTCCCGGGAGGATCGTGCTCGCCGGGGGGCTGGGGCCGGACAATGTAGGAGAAGCGATCCGGGCGGCGCGGCCGTGGGGCGTGGACGCCTGCTCGCGGCTGGAGAGCGCGCCGGGACGCAAAGACGCGGAAAAAGTGCGCGCATTCGTGCGCGCGGTGCGGGAGCTGGGATGA
- the trpC gene encoding indole-3-glycerol phosphate synthase, whose translation MESTLPDILARIVETKKAEVAEKLEQRRSLELTAAFQKSQRRDFRAALLRRTPAIIAEIKKASPSRGVLCADFNPGAQARAYFAGGAAALSVLTDREYFQGSLGDLKTARATAPLPVLRKDFTMDEIDVVEAAAAGADAVLLIAAILTAQQIEQFRRAAEHYGMAALVEVHDDADLDKALEAGAALIGVNNRNLRTFEVSLKTAERLAARLPKDAVRVAESGIHGRADVERLVAAGYQAFLVGEHLMKSGDPKRAIEELRGL comes from the coding sequence ATGGAATCGACGCTGCCCGATATTCTTGCCCGTATTGTCGAAACCAAGAAGGCGGAAGTTGCGGAAAAGCTCGAGCAGAGGCGCAGCCTGGAGCTGACGGCTGCGTTCCAGAAAAGCCAGAGGCGCGACTTCCGCGCGGCGCTGCTGCGCCGCACGCCCGCCATCATCGCGGAGATCAAGAAAGCGAGCCCGAGCCGGGGCGTGCTGTGCGCGGATTTCAACCCCGGGGCGCAGGCGCGCGCGTATTTCGCCGGCGGCGCGGCGGCGCTGTCCGTGCTGACAGACCGCGAGTACTTCCAGGGGTCGCTGGGCGATCTGAAAACAGCGCGCGCCACGGCGCCGCTGCCCGTGCTGCGGAAGGATTTCACGATGGACGAAATCGACGTGGTGGAAGCGGCAGCCGCGGGCGCCGATGCGGTGCTGCTGATCGCGGCGATCCTGACCGCGCAGCAGATCGAACAGTTCCGCCGCGCCGCGGAGCACTACGGAATGGCGGCTCTGGTGGAAGTGCACGACGACGCGGATCTGGACAAGGCTCTGGAAGCGGGCGCCGCGCTGATCGGCGTCAACAACCGCAACCTCCGGACGTTCGAGGTCTCGCTGAAGACGGCGGAGAGGCTGGCCGCGCGGCTTCCAAAAGATGCCGTGCGCGTGGCCGAGAGCGGCATCCATGGAAGAGCGGATGTCGAGCGGCTCGTGGCGGCCGGCTATCAGGCGTTCCTGGTGGGCGAGCATCTGATGAAGAGCGGCGATCCGAAGCGGGCGATCGAGGAGCTGCGCGGCCTGTGA
- a CDS encoding dehydrogenase, with protein MDRRAFLGAAGFTIVKPERVRGTQMNSAVRLALFGCGGRGTGVAGSFITNTGAVVTALGDLFEAQLARAKDRLDTASAKASKPAIDRAQLFAGPDSLERVLGSNAVDAVIIATPPYFHPEHLAKAVASGKHVYCEKPVAVDVAGCREVIETGRKAQGRLSLAIGFQLRHAPPYVQIRERIRRGDLGALVCGLSHYYAGAIRRPEWPNASPQERRLRNWIHDKVLSGDIFVEQNIHLVDLNNWLLDTLPVSAQGTCGRRGRRDQGDCSSHYNVTFTYPNDVHVTVTSTQFIEGEWDVAVRLFGEEGNAELRYDAPVRITGKRPWDAPGVGKPEKTETAAAVTGAFKGAIEDADAEKERHWIESITGGRFLNEAAQGAESTLSAILGRTAAYTGRTLTYEEVARSGEKWDAGLDVRRL; from the coding sequence ATGGACAGGAGAGCGTTTCTCGGAGCAGCGGGCTTCACAATCGTGAAGCCGGAACGGGTGCGCGGCACGCAAATGAATTCCGCGGTGCGTCTGGCGCTGTTCGGCTGCGGCGGGCGCGGCACGGGCGTGGCCGGATCGTTCATCACGAACACGGGCGCAGTGGTGACCGCGCTGGGCGATCTGTTCGAGGCGCAGCTGGCGCGGGCCAAAGACCGTCTGGACACGGCGTCCGCGAAAGCGTCGAAACCGGCCATCGACCGGGCGCAGCTGTTCGCCGGACCGGACTCGCTGGAACGCGTGCTCGGCTCGAACGCCGTGGATGCGGTGATCATCGCCACGCCGCCGTATTTCCATCCCGAGCATCTCGCGAAGGCGGTGGCATCGGGCAAGCACGTCTATTGCGAGAAGCCCGTGGCCGTGGACGTGGCGGGCTGCCGGGAGGTGATCGAGACGGGACGGAAGGCTCAGGGCCGGCTGAGCCTGGCCATCGGATTCCAGCTGCGCCATGCGCCGCCGTACGTGCAGATCCGCGAGCGGATCCGGCGCGGCGACCTGGGCGCGCTGGTCTGCGGGCTGTCGCACTATTACGCGGGGGCCATCCGCCGCCCCGAGTGGCCCAACGCCTCGCCGCAGGAGCGGCGGCTGCGGAACTGGATCCATGACAAAGTTCTGAGCGGCGACATCTTTGTCGAGCAGAACATCCATCTTGTCGACCTGAACAACTGGCTGCTGGATACGTTGCCGGTCTCGGCGCAGGGCACCTGCGGGCGGCGCGGGCGGCGCGACCAGGGCGACTGTTCCAGCCATTACAACGTGACATTCACGTACCCGAACGATGTGCACGTCACGGTGACCTCCACGCAGTTCATCGAAGGCGAATGGGACGTAGCCGTGCGCCTGTTCGGCGAAGAAGGCAACGCAGAACTCCGCTACGACGCGCCGGTGCGCATCACCGGGAAGCGCCCGTGGGACGCGCCGGGCGTCGGCAAACCGGAGAAGACGGAAACGGCGGCGGCGGTAACGGGCGCGTTCAAAGGCGCGATTGAAGACGCCGATGCGGAGAAGGAGCGGCACTGGATCGAAAGCATCACTGGCGGGCGTTTCCTCAACGAAGCCGCGCAGGGCGCCGAGAGCACGCTGAGCGCGATTCTCGGCCGCACCGCCGCCTACACGGGCAGGACGCTGACCTACGAGGAAGTAGCGCGCAGCGGCGAGAAGTGGGACGCCGGGCTCGACGTGCGGCGGCTGTAG